A stretch of the Salarias fasciatus chromosome 3, fSalaFa1.1, whole genome shotgun sequence genome encodes the following:
- the pacs1 gene encoding phosphofurin acidic cluster sorting protein 1: MSERGGLPRTGGVPSPHMQPSKPVSITSNRPVHMNLYATWEVDRSSPSCVPRLFNLTLKKLIMLKELDKDLTSVVIAVKLQGSKRILRSNEILLSSAGLTETDLQLTFSLQYPHFLKRDANKLQIMLQRRKRYKNRTILGYKTLALGLINMAEVMQHPSEGAQVLGLHSQLKDASLPVAEVRVYSLSSQPIDHEGPKAKMSDRSPDIDNYSEEEEESYSSEQEGSDDPIHGQYLYDEDEEVRKKKPRRKLPSNAAITRQPNIKQKFVALLKRFKVTDEVGFGLEHVSREQIQEVEEDLDELYDSLEMYNPSDSGPEMEETDSILSTPKPKLRPFFEGMSQSSSQTEIGSLNSKGSLGRDTFSPQGEPPPLEKMKTSRSRNLDEIPSETDTLELTDQELFAEVGPCITVSVAEKPRTPLKTSKSDAQPMPSPRLDGGHTPRQKRGGGTPMKERQLSKPLSERTNSSDSERSPELGHATPVLRKAVYDQLNQILLSDSALPESLILVNGTDWQGQYVAEQLQVQRHPVVCTCSAAEIQAVLSAVLTRIQKFCNCNSSMPRAVKVAAVGSQSYLGAILQFFVTQLANKTSDWLSHMRFLVVPLGSHPVAKHLGALDNRYSSSFLDGAWRDVFSRSEPPQTDQLDVAGRISQYISGATVTHQLPIAEAMLTCKHRTRDEDSYQKFIPFIGVVKVGLIESGPSPTGDTEEGVAVSLAVPSTSPPSHGSPTGVIKEAATPPSSPSMGSVLTVQGSPSMSHGVDAIGLQVDYWLASLAEKRREGERRDTGCKNTLKSAFRSLQVSRLPGGGGGGSGGDPQAQVSTMAMTVVTKEKNKKVPTIFLGKKPKEKDVDSKSQVIEGISRLICSAKQQQTILKVSIDGVEWNDVKFFQLAAQWPTHVKYLPVGLFGYSKPPPS; the protein is encoded by the exons GCTCTTCAACCTGACGCTGAAGAAGCTGATcatgctgaaggagctggataAAGACCTCACCTCGGTGGTGATCGCCGTCAAGCTGCAG ggctcGAAGCGGATCCTGCGCTCCAACGAGATCCTGCTGTCCTCGGCCGGACTGACGGAGACCGACCTGCAGCTCACCTTCTCCCTGCAG tacCCACACTTCCTGAAGCGGGACGCCAACAAGCTCCAGATCATGCTGCAGCGCAGGAAGCGCTACAAGAACCGAACCATCCTGGGCTACAAGACGCTGGCGCTGGGGCTCATCAACATGGCCGAG GTGATGCAGCACCCCAGCGAAGGCGCCCAGGTCCTCGGCCTCCACAGCCAGCTGAAAGACGCCTCGCTGCCCGTCGCCGAGGTCCGAGTCTACTCGCTGTCCAGCCAGCCCATCGACCACGAGGGGCCCAAGGCCAAGATGTCCG ATCGCTCGCCGGACATCGACAATtactcggaggaggaggaggagagctacTCGTCCGAGCAGGAGGGCAGCGACGACCCCATCCACGGACAG taTCTGTACGACGAAGACGAGGaagtgaggaagaagaagccGAGGCGCAAGCTTCCCTCCAACGCCGCCATCACCAGG CAACCGAACATCAAGCAGAAGTTCGTGGCCTTGCTGAAAAGGTTTAAAGTCACGGACGAG GTGGGCTTCGGCCTGGAGCACGTGTCCCGGGAGCAGAtccaggaggtggaggaggacctggacgAGCTCTACGACAGCCTGGAGATGTACAACCCCAGCGACAGCGGGCCGGAGATGGAGGAGACGGACAGCATCCTCAGCACGCCCAAACCCAAGCTGAG gcCGTTCTTTGAAGGCATGTCTCAGTCCAGCTCGCAGACGGAGATCGGCAGCCTGAACAGTAAAGGCAGTCTGGGTCGGGACACGTTCAGCCCG cagggggagccgcCGCCTCTGGAGAAGATGAAGACGTCCCGCAGCCGCAACCTGGACGAGATCCCGTCCGAGACCGACACGCTG gagctGACGGACCAGGAGCTGTTCGCGGAGGTGGGCCCCTGCATCACCGTGTCGGTGGCGGAGAAACCCCGCACGCCCCTGAAGACCAGCAAGAGTGACGCCCAGCCCATGCCGTCGCCACG GCTGGACGGCGGCCACACCCCGCGGCAGAAGCGCGGCGGCGGCACCCCCATGAAGGAGCGGCAGCTGTCCAAGCCGCTGAGCGAGCGCACCAACAGCTCCGACTCGGAGAGATCCCCGGAGCTGGGGCACGCCACACCG gtcCTGAGGAAAGCGGTGTACGACCAGCTGAACCAGATCCTGCTGTCGGACTCGGCGCTGCCGGAGAGCCTGATCCTGGTGAACGGCACCGACTGGCAGGGCCAG TACGTtgcggagcagctgcaggtgcaGAGACACCCAGTGGTGTGCACGTGCTCGGCGGCGGAGATCCAGGCCGTGCTGTCCGCCGTGCTCACGCGCATCCAGAAGTT CTGCAACTGCAACTCGTCCATGCCCAGAGCGGTGAAGGTGGCGGCGGTCGGCAGCCAGAGCTACCTGGGCGCCATCCTGCAGTTCTTCGTCACGCAGCTCGCCAACAAGACGTCGGACTGGCTCAGCCACATGCGCTTCCTGGTGGTGCCTCTGG GCTCTCATCCCGTCGCCAAGCACCTGGGCGCCCTGGACAACCGCTACAGCTCGTCCTTCCTGGACGGCGCCTGGAGAGACGTGTTCAGCCGCAGCGagccgccgcagacag accagctggacgtcGCCGGGCGGATCTCTCAGTACATCAGCGGGGCGACAGTCACGCACCAGCTGCCCATCGCCGAGGCCATGCTGACCTGCAAGCACCGCAC gCGAGACGAAGACTCCTACCAGAAGTTCATTCCCTTCATCGGG GTGGTGAAGGTCGGCCTCATCGAGTCTGGACCGTCGCCAACCG gagacacagaggaggGCGTGGCCGTCAGCCTGGCtgttccctccacctcccccccctcccacgGCTCCCCCACCGGGGTGATCAAAGAGgcggccacgcccccctcctcgccctccATGGGCAGCGTCCTCACAGTGCAGGG GAGCCCCAGCATGTCGCACGGCGTGGACGCCATCGGCCTGCAGGTGGACTACTGGCTGGCGTCCCTGGCGGAGAAGCGGCGGGAGGGCGAGCGGCGCGACACGGGCTGCAAGAACACGCTGAAGAGCGCCTTCCGCTCGCTGCAGGTCAGCCGGctgccgggcggcggcggcggcggcagcggcggcgaccCGCAGGCCCAGGTCAGCACCATGGCCATGACGGTGGTCACCAAGGAGAAGAACAAGAAAG TTCCCACCATCTTCCTGGGGAAGAAGCCCAAAGAGAAGGACGTGGACTCCAAGAGCCAGGTGATCGAGGGCATCAGCCGCCTCATCTGCTCCgccaagcagcagcagaccaTCCTGAAGG TGTCCATCGACGGCGTGGAGTGGAACGACGTCAAGTTCTTCCAGCTGGCGGCGCAGTGGCCCACGCACGTCAAGTACCTGCCGGTCGGGCTCTTCGGCTACAGCAAGCCGCCGCCCTCCTAG